In Azospirillum ramasamyi, the following are encoded in one genomic region:
- a CDS encoding DUF6005 family protein yields the protein MTPAMTEPDIVEAIRTVLRDHLQNRHLDRFGPDARLNEDLYLDSVLMMELFLQLELSFGLEAPDELITSRDLATVADVAGLFAGARPAAAEALPPGSVHGEEYQDLKIHCFVSCVCDALKRAGIDHRPFYFGVWDAGFEVGADHVLRYHSAAVSHDAFRDWYRRLYGAEVRQWYDHGRSKEDNLALLVDLVERRSDSLSIMAMVDLFHLPERENKFNQNPFPHYLMLETGGDPAVYMVRDPDFRWEGEIERERIANAFLQPSVAGGYLFDRRELRPARPADIASYFEACFLPDANPLTAAVRGILTAHLGGSAGLPPAGLSLALRELPVIAIRKYAYEHGFAFFWRALRLPDDSFLARCDEIEELFQGFKSLHYAILRLAQTGDAGLAPDLFARLDLLDRQETALKGELAAVFRQWRSAALDAADLSPIPSPTEVA from the coding sequence ATGACGCCGGCCATGACCGAACCGGACATCGTCGAAGCCATCCGCACCGTCCTGCGCGACCATCTGCAGAACCGGCATCTCGACCGCTTCGGCCCGGATGCCCGGCTGAACGAGGATCTCTACCTCGATTCCGTGCTGATGATGGAGCTGTTCCTGCAGTTGGAGCTGTCCTTCGGGCTGGAGGCGCCGGACGAACTGATCACATCGCGTGATCTGGCGACGGTGGCCGATGTGGCCGGCCTGTTCGCCGGCGCCCGCCCCGCCGCCGCGGAAGCGCTTCCCCCCGGCAGCGTCCATGGCGAGGAGTATCAGGATCTCAAGATCCACTGCTTCGTCAGCTGCGTCTGCGACGCGCTGAAACGGGCGGGGATCGACCATCGCCCCTTCTATTTCGGAGTGTGGGACGCCGGGTTCGAGGTCGGGGCCGACCATGTGCTGCGCTATCACTCGGCGGCCGTCAGCCACGACGCCTTCCGCGACTGGTACCGCCGCCTCTACGGGGCGGAGGTGCGGCAATGGTACGACCATGGCCGCAGCAAGGAGGACAACCTCGCTCTGCTGGTCGATTTGGTCGAACGGCGGTCGGACAGCCTTTCCATCATGGCGATGGTCGATCTGTTCCACCTGCCGGAGCGGGAGAACAAGTTCAACCAGAACCCCTTCCCGCATTACCTGATGCTGGAGACCGGCGGCGACCCGGCGGTCTACATGGTCCGCGACCCCGATTTCCGCTGGGAGGGCGAGATCGAGCGGGAGCGCATCGCCAACGCCTTCCTCCAGCCCAGCGTCGCCGGCGGCTATCTGTTCGACCGGCGCGAGCTGCGCCCGGCCCGGCCCGCCGACATCGCCTCCTATTTCGAAGCCTGCTTCCTGCCCGATGCCAACCCTCTGACCGCCGCGGTGCGCGGTATCCTGACGGCCCATCTGGGCGGATCGGCGGGGCTGCCGCCGGCCGGGCTATCGCTGGCCCTGCGGGAACTGCCGGTGATCGCCATCCGCAAATACGCCTATGAGCACGGCTTCGCCTTCTTCTGGCGGGCGCTACGCCTGCCCGACGACAGCTTCCTCGCCCGCTGCGACGAGATCGAGGAGCTGTTCCAGGGCTTCAAGTCGCTGCATTATGCGATTCTCCGGCTCGCCCAGACCGGCGATGCCGGCCTCGCCCCCGACCTGTTCGCGCGGCTCGACCTGCTCGACCGGCAAGAGACGGCCTTGAAGGGCGAGCTTGCCGCCGTCTTCCGGCAATGGCGCTCCGCCGCCCTGGACGCCGCCGATCTGTCCCCCATTCCCTCTCCCACCGAGGTGGCGTGA
- a CDS encoding AMP-binding protein yields MIRIDDRSYSQAEVESLTAAHAERARLSDRPGARFAVCFTDTIDWLALFFAIRAAGGSLLPLHPSTPLEAARRLARDAGCHALYHNSLTAEEFAPLPAEPEPGQLLQMSSGTTGAPKRIARSWAEIDREIESYVGFFTEPAGMTPVIACPTTHSYGLICGLLVGLRRGAEPVILDTTNPKFLLKALRQIERPLLYSSPVILHTLARLLPEGERIHAAMTSGTLLPEPWFERIRGKTTHMFQQYGCSEAGCIAINPDMAGSAELGRVLPHHSLSTGTADAPAEIVLSVSGNGGSAGEIRTRDLGYLRGDGMLMFVSRLDDTINVAGLNVYPQEVEDVAMAMPGVTDAVAFRRTDRFAGERVALLFSAAAEVTDQALRDWCRENLAAHQQPGELIRADALPRMANGKISRREVAARFAEAAQ; encoded by the coding sequence ATGATCCGCATCGATGACCGATCCTATTCGCAGGCCGAGGTGGAATCGCTGACCGCCGCCCATGCCGAGCGGGCCCGCCTGTCCGACCGCCCCGGCGCCCGCTTCGCCGTCTGCTTCACCGACACCATCGACTGGCTCGCCCTGTTCTTCGCCATCCGCGCGGCGGGCGGCAGCCTGCTGCCGCTGCACCCCTCCACCCCGCTGGAGGCGGCGCGGCGGCTGGCACGCGACGCCGGCTGCCATGCACTCTACCACAACAGCCTGACGGCGGAGGAGTTCGCCCCGCTGCCGGCGGAACCGGAGCCGGGGCAGCTTCTACAAATGAGTTCCGGCACCACCGGCGCGCCCAAACGGATCGCGCGGAGCTGGGCCGAGATCGACCGCGAGATCGAGAGCTATGTCGGCTTCTTCACCGAACCGGCCGGGATGACCCCGGTGATCGCCTGCCCGACCACCCATTCCTACGGCCTGATCTGCGGCCTGCTGGTCGGGCTGCGGCGCGGGGCGGAGCCGGTGATCCTCGACACCACCAACCCGAAATTCCTGCTGAAGGCGCTGCGGCAGATCGAACGCCCACTGCTCTACTCCTCCCCCGTCATCCTGCACACGCTGGCCCGGCTGCTGCCGGAGGGCGAGCGCATCCATGCGGCGATGACCTCCGGCACGCTGCTGCCTGAACCCTGGTTCGAGCGGATCCGCGGCAAGACCACCCACATGTTCCAGCAATATGGCTGCTCGGAAGCCGGCTGCATCGCGATCAACCCCGACATGGCGGGCAGCGCCGAGTTGGGCCGCGTGCTGCCGCACCACAGCCTGTCCACCGGCACCGCGGACGCCCCGGCGGAGATCGTGCTGTCCGTTTCCGGCAACGGGGGGTCGGCTGGCGAGATCCGTACCCGCGACCTGGGCTATCTGCGCGGCGACGGCATGCTGATGTTCGTGTCGCGGCTGGACGACACCATCAACGTCGCCGGCCTCAACGTCTATCCGCAGGAGGTGGAGGACGTGGCGATGGCGATGCCCGGCGTCACCGATGCCGTCGCCTTCCGCCGCACCGACCGCTTCGCCGGCGAGCGGGTCGCCCTGCTGTTCTCCGCCGCGGCCGAGGTGACGGACCAGGCTCTGCGCGACTGGTGCCGGGAGAATCTGGCCGCCCACCAGCAGCCGGGCGAGCTGATCCGCGCCGACGCCCTGCCGCGCATGGCCAACGGCAAGATCAGCCGGCGCGAGGTCGCCGCCCGCTTCGCGGAGGCCGCGCAATGA
- a CDS encoding IucA/IucC family protein, with protein sequence MPFPRDLPGRPEERVVRQLAAALLFEGIVEPAAAGVDEGDRRLVWRSGGREFRCLAAAGPFGRPRIRPGSVEMRGEDGSWRAATLGQMVAGLDAPEPHLAGLLAELERTVALCRWNAANLPATPRRGLPFPDLEGRLEEGHPYHPCFKARLGFDEADHAAFGPEVGQRFQLVWLLVARSCLHRAIPGEEEAFWRAELGPAAWEEVRRRREELNLPATDYCLLPLHPWQWWDLREGEGASRLKPWLADGRAVCLGPLGDYYRASQSLRTVMNADDPRKADVKLALNIINTASRRIIDPHSVCTGPAISEWLRAVVAGDADFRDRYPLTLLPEYAGIIADRDGPLAGQMAALWRRSVQSTLGEGESAIPFNMLMVTEADGSAFAAPWIERYGLLPWLDRLLEVAVLPVWHLLVRHGIAVEAHGQNMVLVHRDGWPVRLILRDFHDSVEYAPDFVADPTLLPDFPSLHPAYRDAPPDRYYWAGGVDALRELAMDTLFVFNLTDVSDLLALKHGLPEPEFWRRVHDLLETHARRHGLEERHRRVGHAAPEILTESLLRGKLLRAREEIHHTVPNIFARFALEGSR encoded by the coding sequence ATGCCCTTTCCGCGTGACCTGCCCGGCCGCCCGGAGGAACGGGTGGTGCGCCAGCTTGCCGCCGCCCTGCTGTTCGAGGGGATCGTCGAACCGGCGGCGGCCGGGGTGGACGAAGGCGATCGCCGGCTCGTCTGGCGGTCCGGCGGACGGGAGTTCCGCTGCCTCGCCGCCGCCGGGCCGTTCGGGCGCCCGCGCATCCGGCCGGGATCGGTCGAGATGCGCGGCGAGGACGGCAGTTGGCGCGCCGCGACCCTCGGCCAGATGGTCGCCGGGTTGGACGCCCCCGAGCCGCATCTGGCCGGCCTGCTGGCCGAGTTGGAGCGCACGGTCGCGCTCTGCCGCTGGAACGCCGCCAACCTGCCGGCCACCCCGCGCCGCGGCCTGCCCTTCCCCGACCTGGAAGGCCGGCTGGAGGAAGGTCATCCCTATCACCCCTGCTTCAAGGCGCGGCTGGGATTCGACGAGGCCGACCATGCCGCCTTCGGGCCGGAGGTCGGGCAACGCTTCCAACTGGTCTGGCTGCTGGTCGCGCGCTCCTGCCTGCACCGGGCGATCCCAGGCGAGGAGGAGGCCTTCTGGCGCGCCGAACTCGGCCCCGCCGCCTGGGAGGAGGTCCGGCGCCGCCGGGAAGAGCTGAACCTGCCGGCGACCGACTATTGCCTGCTGCCGCTGCACCCCTGGCAATGGTGGGATCTGCGCGAGGGGGAGGGGGCTTCCAGGCTGAAGCCCTGGCTGGCCGACGGCCGCGCGGTCTGCCTGGGTCCGCTGGGCGACTATTACCGGGCCAGCCAGTCTCTGCGCACGGTGATGAATGCCGACGACCCGCGCAAGGCCGACGTGAAGCTGGCGCTGAACATCATCAACACCGCCTCCCGCCGCATCATCGACCCGCATTCGGTCTGCACCGGCCCGGCCATCTCCGAGTGGCTGAGGGCTGTGGTGGCCGGCGATGCCGACTTCCGCGACCGCTATCCGCTGACCCTGCTGCCGGAATATGCCGGGATCATCGCCGACCGCGACGGCCCGCTGGCCGGACAGATGGCGGCGCTGTGGCGGCGCAGCGTCCAGTCCACCCTGGGCGAGGGCGAGTCCGCCATTCCCTTCAACATGCTGATGGTGACGGAGGCCGACGGCTCCGCCTTCGCCGCGCCCTGGATCGAGCGCTACGGGCTGCTGCCCTGGCTTGACCGGCTGCTGGAGGTCGCGGTGCTGCCGGTCTGGCATCTGCTGGTCCGCCACGGCATCGCGGTGGAGGCGCACGGCCAGAACATGGTGCTGGTCCACCGCGACGGCTGGCCGGTGCGGCTGATCCTGCGCGATTTCCACGACAGCGTGGAATACGCGCCGGACTTCGTGGCCGACCCAACCCTGCTGCCCGACTTCCCCAGCCTGCACCCGGCCTACCGCGACGCGCCGCCCGACCGCTATTACTGGGCCGGCGGGGTCGACGCGCTGCGCGAACTGGCGATGGACACGCTGTTCGTCTTCAACCTGACCGACGTTTCGGACCTGCTGGCCCTGAAGCACGGGCTTCCCGAACCGGAATTCTGGCGCCGGGTCCACGATCTGCTGGAGACCCACGCCCGCCGCCACGGGCTGGAGGAGCGGCACCGCCGCGTCGGCCACGCCGCACCCGAGATCCTCACCGAATCCCTGCTGCGCGGAAAGCTGCTGCGCGCGCGGGAGGAGATTCACCACACCGTTCCAAACATCTTCGCGCGCTTCGCGCTTGAGGGCTCCCGATGA
- a CDS encoding IucA/IucC family protein → MRSTQQIAEHATFQNFANCYWREIDAGRTTRHGTEAEPGVECVEWLLPSQRAALRAEIVSRSLCGPCGFGRIWKRPLPDASPDTACWQPTEPFTALCCLAGESYRRMEDKGAGADLRGSELELLLRVLQSYQSVQRYLEASPADPAADGDEAGYEDEFIAAEQSLVFGHWLHPTPKSLQGMTPWQQPVYAPELGGRFRLRWFAAPAARVSHRSAVHQSAPEMIAAVLGGSLSRLSPREDELLIPMHPLQAEALALDPAVQEMLERGTLRALGDAGPEFTATSSVRTVYSPDSPWMLKFSLPVRITNSIRVNRRHELDAGVIMAKLIGAVGRDLGPRFGFVLDPAYITLDSPDGGESGFEVILRENPFAGGRQRGVATIAALAADPLPGRPSRLERIVRRVAMERDGGMAEAARRWFDAYLDCALDPVLRLYDLHGVALEAHQQNGLLELRDGMPARFLYRDNQGFYLSSAYRDRLRRLIPEADNIRSLYYEEGEINRRFSYYVIVNQIFSVIARMGKDRLAAEEDLLRILRARLERLALTLTQAGRRFAEGVLDSPTIGAKLNLTTRLLNIDELQAANEADLYAQWPNPLCRTGAAAAERGRHALSA, encoded by the coding sequence ATGCGTTCCACCCAACAGATCGCCGAGCACGCGACCTTCCAGAATTTCGCCAACTGCTATTGGCGGGAGATCGACGCCGGCCGGACCACCCGGCACGGCACGGAGGCCGAACCCGGCGTCGAATGCGTCGAATGGCTGCTGCCGTCGCAGCGGGCGGCGTTGCGGGCGGAGATCGTCTCGCGCTCGCTCTGCGGCCCCTGCGGCTTCGGACGCATCTGGAAGCGCCCCCTGCCCGATGCGTCCCCGGATACCGCCTGCTGGCAGCCGACCGAACCGTTCACCGCGCTCTGCTGTCTGGCCGGCGAGAGCTATCGCCGGATGGAGGACAAAGGCGCCGGAGCCGACCTGCGCGGCAGCGAACTGGAGCTGCTGCTGCGCGTCCTGCAAAGCTACCAGTCGGTCCAGCGCTATCTCGAGGCCAGCCCGGCGGACCCGGCGGCGGACGGTGACGAGGCCGGGTACGAGGACGAGTTCATCGCCGCCGAACAGTCGCTCGTCTTCGGCCATTGGCTGCACCCCACGCCCAAGAGCCTCCAGGGCATGACGCCATGGCAGCAGCCGGTCTATGCACCGGAACTCGGCGGACGGTTCCGGCTGCGCTGGTTCGCCGCCCCGGCGGCGCGGGTCAGCCACCGCTCCGCCGTTCACCAGTCGGCGCCGGAGATGATCGCCGCCGTGCTGGGCGGCTCCCTCTCCCGGCTCTCCCCTCGGGAGGACGAGCTGCTGATCCCGATGCATCCGCTCCAGGCCGAGGCGCTGGCGCTGGACCCGGCGGTGCAGGAGATGCTGGAGCGCGGCACCCTGCGGGCGCTGGGCGATGCCGGGCCGGAATTCACCGCCACCTCGTCGGTGCGGACGGTCTACAGCCCGGACAGCCCGTGGATGCTGAAATTCTCGCTGCCGGTGCGCATCACCAACTCGATCCGCGTCAACCGGCGGCACGAGCTGGACGCCGGCGTCATCATGGCCAAGCTGATCGGCGCGGTCGGCCGCGATTTGGGTCCGCGCTTCGGCTTCGTGCTCGACCCCGCCTACATCACGCTGGACTCGCCGGACGGCGGCGAGAGCGGGTTCGAGGTGATCCTGCGCGAGAACCCCTTCGCCGGAGGGCGCCAGCGCGGCGTCGCCACCATCGCGGCGCTGGCCGCCGACCCGCTTCCCGGCCGTCCATCCCGGCTGGAGCGGATCGTCCGCCGCGTCGCGATGGAACGGGACGGCGGCATGGCGGAGGCGGCGCGGCGCTGGTTCGATGCCTATCTCGACTGCGCCCTGGATCCGGTGCTGCGCCTGTACGACCTGCATGGCGTGGCGCTGGAGGCGCACCAGCAGAACGGGCTGCTCGAACTGCGGGACGGGATGCCGGCCCGCTTCCTCTACCGCGACAACCAGGGCTTCTACCTGTCCTCCGCCTACCGCGACCGGCTGCGCCGGCTGATCCCGGAGGCCGACAACATCCGCTCCCTCTATTACGAGGAGGGGGAGATCAACCGCCGCTTCTCCTACTACGTCATCGTAAACCAGATCTTCTCGGTGATCGCCCGCATGGGCAAGGACCGGCTGGCGGCGGAGGAGGATCTGCTGCGCATCCTGCGCGCCCGGCTGGAGCGGCTGGCCTTGACGCTGACCCAGGCCGGCCGGCGCTTCGCCGAAGGGGTGCTGGACAGCCCGACCATCGGGGCCAAGCTGAACCTGACGACCCGCCTGCTGAACATCGACGAGCTTCAGGCCGCCAACGAGGCCGATCTCTACGCCCAATGGCCGAATCCGCTGTGCCGGACCGGCGCCGCGGCAGCCGAGCGGGGACGCCATGCCCTTTCCGCGTGA
- a CDS encoding DUF2218 domain-containing protein, protein MLHSTAHFETEHGKRYATQLCRHFAHKIETVETEEGGECRFSIGIARLRAAPDRLIIEATAPTAGELAELQSVMERHLLRFAFREGDRQLDWAA, encoded by the coding sequence ATGCTGCATTCGACCGCCCATTTCGAGACGGAGCACGGCAAACGCTACGCCACGCAGCTCTGCCGCCACTTCGCCCACAAGATCGAAACGGTGGAGACCGAGGAGGGCGGCGAGTGCCGCTTCTCGATCGGCATCGCCCGGCTGCGGGCGGCTCCCGACCGCCTGATCATCGAGGCCACCGCCCCCACCGCGGGGGAACTGGCCGAGCTTCAGTCGGTGATGGAAAGGCACCTGCTGCGCTTCGCCTTCCGCGAAGGCGACCGGCAGCTCGACTGGGCGGCGTAA
- a CDS encoding TonB-dependent receptor, translated as MTSTALGATLTALPAAAQQTAPADAVATFSLPAQPLRSALDAFSRQTGWQIAYPGTLTDGRTSRPVSGSMPPARALDALLAGTGVTYRLTGPATATLAPAPVASSGGDAMALDPVSVSAAALAPSAPAQIVIGEKELELKNPTDLREVFAGEPAIRVGSSVPMSQKVYVDGVEETNLSVNIDGSRQNNKVFHHNGTTLIDPVFLKTVRVDAGVAPADAGPGALAGSIAYETKDARDFLSGDGIGAFVKSSFGTNGSVFNNSVATYGRHKGLEGLGYFTYAKGARFKDGDGRKVEGTKTDLKSGLGKVAFETDAGHRFQVSYERVYDDAPRPFRANVGFISGRPAWEPRVRDYTLDRQNLVFTYTDRLPTELWNPKLVVAYGRTDVETPIFTRPVGASTVPGSYPGTGTTSSLNGKLENAFNVGMGTITAGTDFYVDRAKYEDQTMSATEKARNVGIYGQARLSPTERLRLSFGIRGDQQWFEGTTGEEWTNGGASYNVSGEFDILPEYLTAKAGWSRGWGGVQLAENFIMNPVWRYGAGPQPVTSTNLTAGLVGRYQGFTAEGRVFRTDLDDVRAPRFAAGSGTLTRDLRSKGYELGLGYAWETGFVRAKYADIDVTIDGLPADSDTGTYLATPMGRIYTVGGAHTIPKWELTFGADVEIVLDYNKVQAGQRPLKGYETVNLFVEHRIPQYSNLTLRADVRNLFDETYADRATYGQEFGTVTPLYQPGRTFLLTASATF; from the coding sequence ATGACCTCCACGGCGCTCGGCGCCACGCTGACGGCGCTTCCCGCCGCTGCGCAGCAGACGGCGCCAGCCGATGCCGTCGCGACTTTCTCGTTGCCGGCGCAGCCGCTGCGCAGCGCGCTGGACGCCTTCAGCCGGCAGACCGGCTGGCAGATCGCTTATCCCGGCACGCTGACCGACGGCCGCACCTCCCGCCCGGTCAGCGGCTCGATGCCGCCGGCCCGCGCGCTTGACGCCCTGCTGGCCGGCACCGGCGTCACCTATCGCCTGACCGGCCCGGCCACCGCCACGCTGGCGCCGGCCCCCGTCGCCTCTTCCGGGGGCGACGCGATGGCGCTGGACCCGGTTTCGGTCTCCGCCGCCGCCCTGGCGCCCAGCGCCCCGGCGCAGATCGTGATCGGCGAGAAGGAGCTGGAGCTCAAGAACCCCACCGACCTCCGCGAAGTCTTCGCCGGCGAGCCGGCCATCCGCGTCGGCAGTTCGGTGCCGATGTCGCAGAAGGTCTACGTCGACGGCGTGGAGGAGACGAACCTGTCCGTCAACATCGACGGCAGCCGGCAGAACAACAAGGTCTTCCACCACAACGGCACCACCCTGATCGACCCCGTCTTCCTGAAGACCGTCCGCGTCGATGCCGGCGTGGCGCCCGCCGATGCCGGGCCGGGTGCGCTGGCCGGCTCCATCGCCTACGAGACCAAGGATGCCCGCGACTTCCTGAGCGGCGACGGCATCGGCGCCTTCGTCAAGTCCAGCTTCGGCACCAACGGCTCGGTCTTCAACAATAGCGTCGCCACCTACGGCCGCCACAAGGGGCTGGAGGGGCTGGGCTATTTCACCTACGCCAAGGGCGCCCGCTTCAAGGACGGCGACGGCCGCAAGGTCGAAGGGACCAAGACCGACCTGAAAAGCGGCCTCGGCAAGGTGGCCTTCGAGACCGATGCCGGCCACCGCTTCCAGGTCAGCTACGAGCGGGTCTATGACGACGCCCCACGCCCGTTCCGCGCCAATGTCGGCTTCATTTCCGGCCGCCCGGCCTGGGAGCCGCGGGTGCGCGACTATACGCTGGACCGTCAGAACCTCGTCTTCACATACACCGACCGCCTGCCGACCGAGTTGTGGAATCCCAAGCTGGTGGTCGCCTACGGCCGCACCGACGTCGAAACCCCGATCTTCACCCGTCCGGTGGGCGCCAGCACGGTCCCCGGCAGCTATCCCGGCACGGGCACCACCAGCTCGCTGAACGGAAAGCTCGAAAACGCCTTCAACGTCGGCATGGGCACCATCACCGCCGGCACCGATTTCTACGTCGACCGCGCCAAGTATGAAGACCAGACCATGTCGGCGACCGAGAAGGCCCGCAACGTCGGCATCTACGGTCAGGCGCGGCTGTCCCCCACCGAAAGGCTCCGCCTGTCCTTCGGCATTCGCGGCGACCAGCAATGGTTCGAAGGCACCACCGGCGAGGAATGGACGAACGGAGGCGCCAGCTACAATGTTTCGGGCGAATTCGACATCCTGCCCGAATATCTGACCGCCAAGGCCGGCTGGTCGCGCGGCTGGGGCGGCGTGCAGTTGGCCGAGAACTTCATCATGAACCCGGTCTGGCGGTATGGCGCCGGTCCGCAACCGGTGACCTCCACCAACCTGACCGCCGGGCTGGTCGGCCGCTACCAGGGCTTCACCGCCGAGGGCCGCGTCTTCCGCACCGACCTGGACGACGTCCGCGCCCCGCGCTTCGCCGCCGGCAGCGGCACGCTGACCCGCGACCTGCGGTCGAAGGGCTATGAGCTCGGCCTCGGCTATGCCTGGGAGACCGGCTTCGTCCGCGCCAAATACGCCGACATCGACGTGACCATCGACGGGCTGCCCGCCGATTCCGACACCGGCACCTATCTCGCCACCCCGATGGGCCGCATCTACACCGTCGGCGGCGCCCACACCATCCCGAAATGGGAGCTGACCTTCGGCGCCGATGTCGAGATCGTGCTGGACTACAACAAGGTCCAGGCCGGCCAGCGCCCGCTGAAGGGGTACGAGACCGTCAACCTCTTCGTCGAGCACCGCATCCCGCAATACTCCAACCTGACCCTGCGCGCCGATGTCCGCAACCTGTTCGACGAAACCTACGCCGACCGCGCCACCTACGGGCAGGAGTTCGGCACCGTCACCCCGCTCTACCAGCCGGGCCGCACCTTCCTGCTGACCGCCTCGGCGACGTTCTGA
- a CDS encoding FecR family protein, which yields MRQDRSSGNKAESGYRHADPVTDAALDWFVRLLDAPADAATLAAYRAWRQSDPRHARAFDRLTELGGMAELHSATLTHVAAAHVTAAHLPAAPVPAPVRRVCPSRRAWLGSIAATGLLALMGSHLYPDLKTRWSADHRTAVGERREVALPDGSQMILDSDSAVALAFGGEGRRVALLRGRAWFDVARDTARPFRVAAGFSTVEVTGTAFSVESDDRGDSVFLERGRVTVSRPDDPARPMTLAPGDRLTATARGLTMQPRPDPAEALSWRNGRYAFHNERFDTVVATLRRYHAAPILLLDERIAMTRVSGNFRLDDPAGALAALAGMAGARITSLPGGILVLR from the coding sequence GTGAGGCAGGACAGGTCCAGCGGAAACAAGGCGGAATCCGGCTACCGCCATGCCGATCCGGTGACCGATGCGGCGCTCGACTGGTTCGTCCGGCTGCTCGACGCTCCGGCCGATGCGGCGACGCTGGCGGCCTATCGGGCGTGGCGGCAAAGCGACCCACGCCATGCCCGGGCATTCGACCGGCTGACCGAACTCGGCGGCATGGCGGAGCTGCACAGCGCCACCTTAACGCATGTGGCGGCAGCGCATGTGACGGCAGCCCATCTGCCGGCGGCTCCCGTGCCCGCGCCGGTCCGACGGGTGTGTCCCTCGCGGCGGGCGTGGTTGGGCTCGATCGCGGCGACCGGGCTGCTGGCCTTGATGGGATCGCATCTCTATCCCGATCTGAAGACCCGCTGGAGCGCCGACCACCGCACCGCCGTCGGCGAAAGGCGGGAGGTTGCGCTGCCGGACGGTTCCCAGATGATCCTGGACAGCGACAGCGCGGTGGCGCTGGCCTTCGGCGGGGAGGGACGCCGGGTGGCGTTGCTGCGCGGGCGGGCGTGGTTCGACGTGGCGCGCGACACCGCCCGCCCCTTCCGCGTGGCGGCCGGGTTCAGCACGGTCGAGGTGACGGGAACCGCCTTCAGCGTGGAATCGGACGACCGCGGGGACTCCGTCTTCCTGGAGCGCGGGCGGGTGACCGTCAGCCGGCCGGACGATCCCGCCCGCCCGATGACCCTCGCCCCCGGCGACCGGCTGACCGCGACGGCACGCGGCCTGACCATGCAGCCCCGCCCCGACCCGGCCGAGGCGCTGTCCTGGCGCAACGGCCGCTATGCTTTCCACAACGAGCGCTTCGACACCGTGGTCGCGACCCTGCGCCGTTACCACGCGGCGCCGATCCTGCTGCTGGACGAACGCATCGCCATGACGCGCGTCAGCGGAAATTTCCGGCTGGACGATCCGGCCGGGGCACTGGCGGCGCTGGCCGGAATGGCCGGCGCCCGGATCACCAGCCTGCCGGGCGGCATCCTCGTCCTGCGCTGA
- a CDS encoding RNA polymerase sigma factor, with product MPASLTAIYLDHRQSLLGRALRIVRDVPTAEDVIQESYLRACNAERKGPIDNIGAFLHRTVHNLALDHIRRRRTQERFEAPHSDAADPLEIACDAPSVEDRLLHRERLAQFMGAMEALPERARRIWVLNRVEGMSYPQIAAHLGVSQGTVFNDMKLAMGHFVDALSRADRG from the coding sequence ATGCCCGCAAGTCTGACCGCCATCTATCTGGATCACCGCCAGTCCCTGCTCGGCCGGGCCCTGCGCATCGTCCGCGACGTGCCGACGGCGGAGGATGTGATCCAGGAAAGCTATCTCCGGGCCTGCAACGCCGAGCGGAAGGGTCCGATCGACAACATCGGCGCCTTCCTGCACCGCACCGTCCACAACCTCGCCCTCGACCACATCCGCCGCCGCCGCACCCAGGAGCGGTTCGAGGCGCCGCATTCCGACGCGGCCGATCCGCTGGAGATCGCCTGCGACGCCCCGTCGGTGGAGGACAGGCTTCTGCACCGCGAACGGCTCGCCCAGTTCATGGGCGCCATGGAGGCCCTGCCGGAGCGCGCCCGCCGCATCTGGGTGCTGAACCGGGTGGAGGGGATGTCCTACCCGCAGATCGCCGCCCATCTCGGCGTGTCCCAGGGAACGGTCTTCAACGACATGAAACTGGCTATGGGCCATTTCGTCGACGCCCTGTCGCGCGCCGACCGCGGCTGA